The Ooceraea biroi isolate clonal line C1 chromosome 1, Obir_v5.4, whole genome shotgun sequence genome has a window encoding:
- the LOC105288131 gene encoding syntaxin-17, with protein MSSSPENLTIKQPIRRLEIQINNFNVAIPHHVNVLKRHKNNIKKYQDQHNWELVRKEHINVSRIIKQLKELLYQMDTLRAQVLDADIDQFDKLTRNARGSIMSTIEEYLEMQLNFPTSPSITPRSENEDTQVMHPLDDSYVQLQAEQEDLQRQQACLHVWNTLQGDMQQLHELFIEFNKVVHDHKEMVDNMVTNVEEAQVNVDEGARFLVKASRYKVAAYPIAGAMIGTCIGGPIGLIAGMKIGGLAALGCGILGFTGGSLLKKKQIESHREAETHSNRSEIDLKSVKKSVSCPDNLKVDKKQL; from the exons ATGTCGAGCTCTCCCGAAAATCTCACCATCAAGCAGCCCATCAGACGCCTGGAAATCCAGATCAACAATTTCAACGTTGCCATTCCGCATCATGTGAATGTGCTGAAGCGGCACAAAAACAACATTAAGAAG TATCAAGATCAGCACAACTGGGAGTTGGTACGAAAGGAGCACATAAACGTCTCTCGAATCATCAAGCAGTTGAAGGAGTTGCTGTATCAAATGGACACTCTTCGAGCACAGGTTCTCGACGCAGACATCGATCAGTTTGACAAACTAACGAGAAACGCGCGAGGGAGCATTATGAGCACTATCGAGGAGTATTTAG AGATGCAGCTGAATTTTCCGACATCGCCATCCATAACGCCCAGAAGTGAGAATGAAGACACACAAGTAATGCATCCACTTGATGACAGCTACGTGCAGTTGCAAGCCGAACAGGAAGATCTGCAGCGTCAGCAGGCATGTCTGCACGTCTGGAACACTCTGCAAGGAGACATGCAGCAGTTGCATGAACTGTTTATCGAATTCAATAAGGTTGTTCAC GATCACAAGGAAATGGTGGACAATATGGTGACAAATGTTGAAGAAGCTCAAGTAAACGTGGACGAAGGCGCAAGGTTCCTCGTAAAGGCCTCGAGGTACAAAGTTGCCGCTTATCCCATAGCAGGCGCTATGATAGGCACGTGTATCGGAGGACCAATAGGCTTGATAGCTGGAATGAAAATCGGTGGCCTCGCTGCTCTGGGTTGTGGTATCCTAG GTTTCACAGGAGGATCgttattgaaaaagaaacagaTAGAATCGCACAGGGAAGCAGAAACGCATTCGAATAGATCGGAGATTGATCTGAAAAGTGTCAAGAAATCCGTTTCTTGCCCGGACAATTTGAAGGTGGACAAGAAACAGTTGTGA